The Mycolicibacterium duvalii DNA window AGCCAGGTGGTCGCCGCCGAACCCGGTCGCGCCTTCGCCTGGGAGGTCAACCACGGGTGGGTCTACTGGGGATACCGGCTCGAGGCCGACGGCGCCGGCACCCGGTTGACCGAGTCCTGGGCGTTGCTTCCCAAAGGTGTCGACGGGTTCCGCGAACGTTTCGGTGCGTCGGCCGACGCCGAGATCGCCAAGCGGGTGGAGGCTGCGCGCACCGGGATTCCGGCGACGCTGGCCGCGATCAAAGCGATTGCCGAAGCAGGTGGCTGAGCCGCCGGCGTAAGCACGTGCTCCCCGGCCTCCCGGGTCTCGGCCCGGGCCTCCCGAAGGTCATCGGCCGACCGCCCGGAATTTCCAGCAGCAACGTCAAAATTCTGCGCCCAGCAAACCCATTCCGGCAGTGAACCGATAAGTTGGCGTTTGTTGTGGTCGCCGGCGCAAACCAGCGGGGATCACGCGGGGCAACGAATGCAGCGGTAGGCGAGGAGCACCGTGAGTAATGGCCGAGCGCGGCACACGCTGTGGGTGCCGCTGTGTGCGCCGGTCCTGGCTGTCGTCGCGCTGACGATGCTGCTCGTTGTCAATGACGGCGGCGACCTCGTGCGCCTGCTCGACGACCTGCTGATTTTCGGCATGTCGGCATACGCTGCCGTCTGCTGCGGGTTGGCCGCGAAATCGGCGCAGGACCGGATGCGTACCGCGTGGACGGTGCTGACGGTGGCGATGGCGGCGTGGGCCGTCGCCGACCTCATCTGGTTCTTGAGTGAGTACGTGCTGCACACCGAACCGTTCCCGTCCCCGGCCGATGTCTTCTACCTGATCTTCAGTGTCCTGGCGGTTCCCGCGCTGTTGATGATGGGCCCGTTCCACGCGTCGTCGTGGCGGTACACCACGGTGCGTATCGTGCTGGACGGCGTCACCGTGGCGCTGTGTGTGTTCCTGCTGGCGTGGATCTTCGCGCTGCGCAGCGTCTACGCCGCCTATGAGGACGACCGGCTCGGGCTGGCGCTCGCATTGTTCTATCCGGTCGCTGACATCGTGCTCCTCGCGATCGCGGTCGCCGTGTGGGTCCGGGCGGATCCTCGTCAACGCACCGTGCTCGGCCTGCTGGTGCTTGCGTTCGCGGTGATGACGGTGACCGACAGCGCCTTCGCCCACCAGGTCGCCGAGGGGACCTACGCCACCGGCAATCCCATCGACATCGGTTGGGCTGTCTCGCTGGCCGCGATCAGCGCCGCGGCGGTGCTGATCCGCCGGACGCCACCGCCCCGGATGCAAGCCCTGTCGGTGCCGTCGGCCTCGGCGTTGTGGGCACCGTATGTTCCGCTGTTGCTGGCCGGAACGATCGGTCCGGCGGTGGTCATGACCGGCTTGGAACGGGTGATCGTTCCGGTGGTCGTCACCGCGGTCTGTCTGCGCCAGTCGGTCGCGGCTTTCGAGAATCGGCGATGGGCCAAGGCCGCGGCGGATCAGGCGCTGAAGGATCCGCTGACCGAGCTTGCCAATGAGGCGCTGTTCTTCGACCGCCTGGCCCACGCGATGGTGCTCCGGGCTCGCGAGGGTCGACCGGTCACGGTCGCGGCGCTCGATCTCGAGGACTTCGCGTTCGTCAACGACAACCTCGGGCATCCCGCGGGGGACAAGCTGTTGGTACACGCGGGTCGGCGCATCGCCGCGTGCCTGCGGCCGGGCGATACGGTCGGTCGTCTCGGCGGCGACGAGTTCGTGCTGCTGCTCGAAGGCGACCTCGACGACTCGCGCCACGTCCTGCGGTGTGTTCTGGCCACGTTCGACGAACCGTTCACCGTCGACGGGCAGCCGGTCTCGATGCGGTGCCGCGTCGGGGTGGCGGTGGTGCCTCCCGGGGAAACGGATGTCACTCCGGAGACCCTGGTGCAGCGCGCGGACATCGCGGTACAGGCAGCCAAACGCTCGCATACGTCGAGGGTGTGCACCTTCGACGCGGACATGACGCCGGACCACGGCGAGATCGGCGACCCGGACGCGCGCGACACCGATCGCGTGACGCTCGCGGGCGCGGCGAAGGTCCGGCTCCTCGCCGAGCTGCGCCGGGCCGTCGACCACGGCGACTTCGACCTGGCCTACCAACCGAAGGTCGACCTTCGCGGCGGCGGCATCGTCGGGGTGGAGGCGCTGCTGCGCTGGCCGCACCCGGAGATGGGTGAACTGCAACCGGGGACGTTCATGCCGCTGGTGCGCCAGCACAACATGATCCGCCCCGTGACCGACCTGGTGGTCGAGAAGGTGCTCGACGACACGGCCCGGTGGTTGGCGGCCGGGGTCCGAATGCCTGTGGCGGTCAACATGTTCGCACCCTCGTTGCGCGACACGCGGCTGCCCGCCGCGCTGAGCCGAGCCTTGGACCTGCGCTCGCTACCGGCGGACATGCTGACCGTGGAGATCACCGAGGACCTGGTGATCAACGACCTGAGCCTGGTCGTCGGGGTGCTGCAGCAGCTGCGCGAACACGGCATCCGGGTCGCGATCGATGATTTCGGCAGCGGCTACTCGGCCCTGTCCTATCTACGGGATCTCCGCATCGACGAGATCAAGCTCGACCGGTCGTTCATCGCCGCGGTGACCACCGACCATCGGGCCGCCACGGTGGTGCGCGCAGTCATCGACCTCACTCACGCCCTCGGCATGACCGTCGTCGCGGAGGGGATCGAAGAAGTCGCCACGGCAGAGTGGTTGCGCGACAGCGGATGTGATGTCGGCCAGGGCTATCACTTCGGAAAACCGAGCAGCCCCGGCGACATTCCGCAGCTGGTCACGCTCGCAGCGCAATCGTCCTAACCGGCGCGATCGGCGGTGTCGACGAGCTCGCGAACCAGCGCCGGGAAGCGCCGGCGGTCCGGCCGGAAGATGTCGTGCGGCGAGTCGGTGAACTCTTCGAGCCGAGCGGCCGGGAACAGAGCGCGGTAGCGGGCCCAGGCCTCGTCGCTGACCAGCGGGACGTTCGGGCTGCGCACCGCGAGCAGCGGGGGATGCCAGTGCGACAACGGTTCCCAGAACGACTGCGGGCGGGCCGCGCGGAACGTCGCCACCGCCGCGTGCCGGTCGAGCCGGTCACGCACCGGGGTGCCCCGCCAGCGCCCGTCCAACAGCACATCGAAGGCGTCCTCTTCGACCACGAGCTCTTCGGGCACGTAGTCGCCGATGGACACCGACCGGACCCGCGGCCAGTTGGTCAGTGCCCAGCTGACCGCGTAGGCGGTGCCGCGCGAGAAGCTCATCACGTGCACCGGCCCGTCGGTGAGCGCGTCGACCACCGCGCCGACGTCGCCGGCCAGCGCCGCGGAGTCGTAGCGGTTCTCCCCGGCGGTGCTGTGACCGTGCCCGCGCAACTCGACCACCGCGGCGCGGCGGCCCAGCGCGGGCAGGATCTCGACATAGTCGTCGGCGACGTCGGTGAAGCCGGGCACGAACACGATCGGCGCACCGCGGTCGTCACCGCCGGAGTCGAGGTAGCGGATCCGCGCGCCGCCGTGGGTGGCGAACCGGAACTCGGGCACGAGTAGGGTCACCGCACCGCCGTGCGCTTGACGCAGCGAAAGCCGATATGGCTCATACCCGTGTCCACCTGCTGCGGTCTTCGGGCAGCCGGCCGATAGCGCTTGCAGTAGCTGTCCGCGCACAGAAACGAACCACCCTTGATGACCTTTCGCGGGATCTTGAGTTCCTGGTTCGGATCATAGGTCGCTGACGCGCAACAGGGTTGGCTGTCCCGCGTGGCGCCGTACCAGTCACTGGTCCATTCCCACACGTTGCCGGCCATGTCGTACAGACCGTAGTCGTTCGGCGGAAAGCTGCCGACCGGTGTCGTCTGCCCGTATCCGGTGTCGGGAAGGTACGGGAACTCGCCGTGCCAGTAGTTGGCCAATCGCCGGCCCCGCCGTTCGGGTTCGTCGCCCCACGTGTAGGTCGCGTGCGGCAACCCGCCCCGAGCCGCGGTCTCCCACTCGGCCTCGGTCGGGAGCGCGAGCCCGGCCCAGTCCGCGTAGGTTTGCGCGTCCTCGAAAGCGACGTGCACCACAGGATGATCGTCGCGGTGCCGCACCGACGACCGCGGCCCCCGCGGATGGTTCCAGCAGGCGCCAGGTGTCCACGTCCACCACTGGCTGAGGTGCCGCAGATCCACCGGCCCCGCGGTGCGGTGGAAGACCATCGATCCGGGCTGTAGGTTCTCCGGTGGCGCGTCCGGGTAATCGCCTCGGTCCAAGGGTCTCTCGGCGACTGTGACATAGCCGGTGGAGGCCACGAATTCGGCGAACATGGCGTTGGTGACCAGGTGCGACATGATCGCGAATCCGTCCACGGTGACCGCCCGGGCCGGCGCCTCCTCTTGGTAGTGCTGGTCGGAACCCAGAACGGCTGTCTGGCTGGGAATATCGACCATGCACACGCTGATGGTCACGAAAAGACGTGCTGCCAATCAGATTTCATGCTCACGACCGTCCAGTCGTACGTCTTCGCATACTCCAGCGATCGATCGGCGCCCGCGGTGTAGTCGAATTCGCGTTCGGCGTCGTCGTGCAGGACGAGCAACCGCAACGCCGGGCCACCGTGGGCTCCGGTGTAGCACAGCATCGGCACGTCGCCGTTGCTGTTTCCGGCAGCCAGAATGGGCCGACG harbors:
- a CDS encoding SRPBCC family protein, encoding MTELEMSESIAVAAPPEDVYALVSDVTRTGQWSPVCRECWWDDGDGPRVGAWFTGLNETPERTWETRSQVVAAEPGRAFAWEVNHGWVYWGYRLEADGAGTRLTESWALLPKGVDGFRERFGASADAEIAKRVEAARTGIPATLAAIKAIAEAGG
- a CDS encoding formylglycine-generating enzyme family protein; the protein is MVDIPSQTAVLGSDQHYQEEAPARAVTVDGFAIMSHLVTNAMFAEFVASTGYVTVAERPLDRGDYPDAPPENLQPGSMVFHRTAGPVDLRHLSQWWTWTPGACWNHPRGPRSSVRHRDDHPVVHVAFEDAQTYADWAGLALPTEAEWETAARGGLPHATYTWGDEPERRGRRLANYWHGEFPYLPDTGYGQTTPVGSFPPNDYGLYDMAGNVWEWTSDWYGATRDSQPCCASATYDPNQELKIPRKVIKGGSFLCADSYCKRYRPAARRPQQVDTGMSHIGFRCVKRTAVR
- a CDS encoding alpha/beta fold hydrolase codes for the protein MPEFRFATHGGARIRYLDSGGDDRGAPIVFVPGFTDVADDYVEILPALGRRAAVVELRGHGHSTAGENRYDSAALAGDVGAVVDALTDGPVHVMSFSRGTAYAVSWALTNWPRVRSVSIGDYVPEELVVEEDAFDVLLDGRWRGTPVRDRLDRHAAVATFRAARPQSFWEPLSHWHPPLLAVRSPNVPLVSDEAWARYRALFPAARLEEFTDSPHDIFRPDRRRFPALVRELVDTADRAG
- a CDS encoding putative bifunctional diguanylate cyclase/phosphodiesterase produces the protein MSNGRARHTLWVPLCAPVLAVVALTMLLVVNDGGDLVRLLDDLLIFGMSAYAAVCCGLAAKSAQDRMRTAWTVLTVAMAAWAVADLIWFLSEYVLHTEPFPSPADVFYLIFSVLAVPALLMMGPFHASSWRYTTVRIVLDGVTVALCVFLLAWIFALRSVYAAYEDDRLGLALALFYPVADIVLLAIAVAVWVRADPRQRTVLGLLVLAFAVMTVTDSAFAHQVAEGTYATGNPIDIGWAVSLAAISAAAVLIRRTPPPRMQALSVPSASALWAPYVPLLLAGTIGPAVVMTGLERVIVPVVVTAVCLRQSVAAFENRRWAKAAADQALKDPLTELANEALFFDRLAHAMVLRAREGRPVTVAALDLEDFAFVNDNLGHPAGDKLLVHAGRRIAACLRPGDTVGRLGGDEFVLLLEGDLDDSRHVLRCVLATFDEPFTVDGQPVSMRCRVGVAVVPPGETDVTPETLVQRADIAVQAAKRSHTSRVCTFDADMTPDHGEIGDPDARDTDRVTLAGAAKVRLLAELRRAVDHGDFDLAYQPKVDLRGGGIVGVEALLRWPHPEMGELQPGTFMPLVRQHNMIRPVTDLVVEKVLDDTARWLAAGVRMPVAVNMFAPSLRDTRLPAALSRALDLRSLPADMLTVEITEDLVINDLSLVVGVLQQLREHGIRVAIDDFGSGYSALSYLRDLRIDEIKLDRSFIAAVTTDHRAATVVRAVIDLTHALGMTVVAEGIEEVATAEWLRDSGCDVGQGYHFGKPSSPGDIPQLVTLAAQSS